Part of the Vicinamibacterales bacterium genome, CGCGATGGTGCCGATCGCCGGATCGGCCTACACCTACGCGTACGCGACACTTGGGGAACTGATCGCCTGGATCATCGGTTGGGATCTCATCATCGAGTACGCGGTCGGCAACGTCGCGGTCGCGATCTCCTGGTCGGGGTATTTCCAGGAACTGCTCCGCAACATGGGCGTTGGTTTCCCGGCGTGGCTCGGCACCGACTACCGCTCGGCGGCGATGGCGACGCGGGACATCGCGGCGGTCGTCGCGAAGGGCTCCGACCCGACCAGCCTGGGACCCGCGATAACGCTCGCGGCGCAGGCCCTGACCGACGCGCCGCGGCTGTTCGGCGTCCCGATCGTCTTCAACTTCCCGGCGTTCCTCATTGTCATGCTGATCACGTGGGTGCTCGTGAAAGGCATCAAGGAGAGCGCATGGGTGACGACCGCGACGACGGTCCTGAACGTGCTGATCATCGGGTTCTTCTGTGTCGTCGGGTTCTTCTACGTGAAGCCGGCGAACTGGACGCCGTTCGCGCCGAACGGATTCAAGGGAATCTGGGGTGCTGCGGCGATCATCTTCTTCGCCTACATCGGCTTCGACGCGGTGTCCACGGCGGCGGAGGAGACACGCAACCCGCAGCGCGACATGCCCATCGGCATGATCGCCAGCCTCATCATCTGCACGGTCATCTACATCGCGGTGGCTGTCGTGCTCACCGGCCTCCTGCCCTGGAACCAACTCGGCACCGCACAACCCTTGGCGACGGCGTTCTCGGCGCAGGGGATGAACTGGGCCGCCGGGGTCATCTCGCTCGGCGCGATCTTCGCGTGCACGTCGGTGTTGATGGTGTTCCAGCTCGGCCAGCCCCGGATCTTCTTCTCGATGGCGCGCGACGGGCTCCTCCCGCAGTGGGCGGCGAAGATCCATCCGAAGTACAAGACGCCGCACGTCACCACGATCCTCACGGGTGTCGCGGTGGCGTCGTTCTCGTGCTTCACGAACATCAACGAGGTCGTGGAGCTGACGAACATCGGCACGCTGTTCGCGTTCGTGCTGGTGTCGATCGGGATCCTCATCCTGCGCTACTCGGATCCCAAGCGGCCGCGGCCGTTCCGCACCCCGCTGGTGCCGCTGGTCCCGCTGCTGTCGGTGGTGAGCTGCACCATGCTGATGATGGAGCTGCCGGCACGGACGTGGTGGCGGTTCGTGATCTGGCTGGCGTTCGGGTTGGTGCTGTACTTCCTGTACGGGTATCGACACAGCCGACTGCGCCAGATCCCGGAGTAGGCCGCAGCACCCCGAGGCTCGGGGGCCGCCGTTCGCCCTCGCTGAGCGTCAGGGCCGTCGCGCGGCCACGAGGTGCGCGCCGAGCGGGCGGGCAGGTGATGGCGCCGAGGCAACTGCGTCAATCGACGATGAACAGCCTGGCGCCGGTTGCGGTGCGGGAGCGGTGCGGCGCCGCACCGTCGGCGACCTGGTAGCTCTGGCCCGGCTTCAGCAGGTGCGTCTCGCCGTTCTTCAGGTCGGTGTGGAGTTCTCCCTCGAGCACGAGAAGGACGTGGCCGCGCTCGCACCAGTGGTCGGCCACGTATCCGGCCGAGTACTCGACCATCCGCACGCGGATGTTCCCAATCTCGAGCGTGTGCCAGTACGCCGCACCCTTTTCGCCAGGGTGTGTCGTCGCGGGAACGGTGCTCCAGTCAACGGTGGTGAACGGAACGTTTTCGATCTTCATGGCTTTGGCCTGTTGGCGCGGACCTCTGACTACTACCTCAGTCCACGCTGCTGACTCCCAGCCGTTGTGTGGCCGGTTCGAACGGTTCCTCGAACACGACGTCGCACCATCTTCGCATGCTCCGCGTCCTGACGAACGCCAGCCCGATCACGCCGAGGCCGAGCACCCCTGCCACGATTCCTGCGCGGTCGGGCGATTCCATCGCCCAGTGCTCCAGCCAACCCAACGGGACGGCGGCCAGGAAGGCAGTCAGCCCGGCATGCCAGGCGGATGACCGCGAGCGCCCGGAGTCTCCCGCGCAGGTGAAGGGTAATGATCTGAGATTCAGGAACGCCCACTCGACGACGAGAGCGGCGGCCACCACGCCAAACAGCAGGTGCACGGCCGCCAAGTGACCTCCCCAGACCAGCGCGTGCACCGGCACGAGCGCCACGACCGGGACGACGCCCACGACCCACGCCGCGCGGCGGACACCGGCGAAGGAGGCTCCAGGATCACGCATCCAGGTGGTCTGAAACACCCAGTTGGCGCGCAGGTCGGCGGGCACGACGGAGACGAACCGCACCGTCCCGACCGCAGCACAGACGAGGATCAGCTGCACGGTCAGCAACGCTGCCGAGGGCGCGACCGGGGGACCGAGCAGCGTGTGAAGATCGCTCGCGGGCACGAAAACGATCAGCGTGGCAAGGGCTACGGCCGCTCCACCCGCCAGGTACATGCGCTGCCCTGCGCCGCGAACGAGCGTCTGCAACGTGAAGAAGAACGTCGCGCCCGAGAGCGGATCTCGGAGGATCGTCCGCGACAGCAGAGCGGTCACCGCGGCGACCACCGGGCGCGGAAGGACCGACCGCGGCTCCGGCAAGCGGCGGGCGAGCCGTCGGGTTTCGAACGCATAGCCGCCGACCGCCACGAGCATGACGAGGCCCAGGCCGCTCGCGGCCGTCGCAGCCAGCCGCTCGAACGTGGGCATGTGCGCCAGATAGGCGCGACGATAGTGCTCCGCGGCCTCCGGGCTCCATCGCTGTCGTCCGTTGGGAGCCACCACTCCGGGCGAATCGAGAATCATCCGGCTGGTCAGGGTTTCGTACAACCCAAGAAACCACATCGGCGGGCTGAGAGATACCCCGCGTCCACCCGTCGGAAGGAGGGACGTCGGCACGCTGGGACGGGCGGGTACGAGCAGCAGCGCGGTGACGAACAGCAGCACGAGCGCCGACTGGACGATCACCGAGAGGCGCCGGAATGCTCGCGCGCTGGTGAAGAATGCCAGGGTCTCCCGGCATGCCAGGACCACGAAGAACCCGAAGGCGCCGGCCGCCAGGGAGACGCCGGCGTGTGTGACCATCAGCCAGACACCACATCCGAGACCCACCTGCAAAGTGCCGAGCAGGATGGCCGGGTACAGCACGCTTGGGATCGCGTTGACCGCGACCGCGAATGTCATCACGAACAGGCCGAGCGCCTGCATCTTCGCGACGAGCAGCGTGCGCCGACTGATCGGCAGTGGACCGACGACCGCGACATCGCGCGCATCGAGCACGAGGGCATCCCATTCGACGAGCGTCGCGATGCCCATGACGATCATCGAGATCGAGACGCACGTCAGCTTGTCGTCGAGCGCGATGAGGAGGCGCTGTCCCGGCGTGATCCACGCGTTCATGTATTTCAGCAGGAGCGGCGCCGCAGCCAGCAGGCCCGGCACGGCGAGCGCGGCGTACACGAAGCCGATCTTCTCCTCGCCGCCGCCGTTCGGGGCGACGAGGTCGTTGTCGAAGAACCGCCGGAAGAAGATCCGTCGGAGCAGTCGTACCTCACCGATCTCGCCGGCCATGCGGCCTCCTGCTAAGCGCGGACGGTGTCGGCAATCTCGCGCGCCACGCGTTCGGGATCTTCCCTGAAAACGAGCTCGGCAAACACTTCCTCGAGCGTCCCGCGCGACATCAGCTCGCGCAGGCGCTCGACGGAATCGTCGGCCACGACCTGCCCGCGTGTCAGCACGACGACGCGCGAGCAGAGCTTCTCGACCACCTCGAGAACATGTGAGCTGTAGAGGATCGTCTTGCCGCGGTCGGCCAAGGTCCGCACCAGATGCTTGAAGACCAGAGCGGCGGTCACATCGAGACCCGACAACGGCTCGTCGAAGATGAGGACGTCGGGGTCGTGGATGAGCGCAGCTGAGATCAGGATCTTCTGCCGCATGCCCTTGGAGTACGAGCCAAGCGATTGATCGCCGTCGTGGTCCAGACCGAGCAGGCGCAGGAGGCCGTCGATCCGCCGCTCGATCGTGGCTGCGCCGAGCCGGCGCAGACGGCCCACGAGCTGCAGGTACTCCCGGCCCGACAGGAACGGATAGAGGTTCGGCTCCTCTGGCACGTATCCGACCCGTCGCCTGAAGCCGACGAGGTCCTCCTGGATGTCCCGGCCTTCGAAGAACACCTCGCCGCTCGTCGGTTCGACCAGCCCAATCATCATGTTGACGGTGGTGGACTTTCCCGAGCCGTTCGGCCCGAGGTAGCCGAGAACCTCACCCGGCTCGACGCGGAAGCTGACGTCCTTGACCGCCGGCACGCCGGCGTACCGCTTGGTGAGATGGCGGGCCTCGAGCATGGCGAAATCGGCTCCTTCCTGATCGACTCTGGACGGATTGGACACCGGTGGCGCGCATTCGGCCCACCATGGAGGCGGGATTTCGTGCGACTCGGAGCACTCAGCCGCGCGAGAGCATCAGGTCGGCCAGCGGCTTTCTGGGCTTCTCCCCCGGCTTGTCGGTCGGGTAGCCGAGCGGGGTGAAGGCGAGCGGTTCGACGCCGTCGGGCAGGTGCAGCAGATCGCGAGCCACCTTCGGATCGAACGCCGCCACCCAACAGGTGCCGAGGCCGAGCGCGGCGGCTGCGAGGATCAGGTGGTCCATGGCGATCGTCGCATCGACGTCCGCGTAGTTCTTGCCGTCGCGGCGGATCCAGGCTTCGCCCGGGACGCTGCAGATCCCGACGACGAGCGGAGCCTCAGTGAACCATGGTTGTGGATAGAGACGGCCCAGCTCGGCCTCGTGCCGGCGCGTGTCGAGCACGACGAGGCGGAACGGCTGCCGGTTGGCGGCGGTCGGTGCCAGTTGTGCGGCGCGCAGCACCTGCTGCAGCTTGTCGACCTCGACGGGACGGTCCGAGTAGCCGCGCACGCTGTAGCGCGACTCGATCAGGCTGAAGAAGTCCACGGGGTCTGTCGCGCGGCGGTCATTTGGTGCCATAATCGTGGGCACTGCCTGCCCTTCTTCCTGGAGCGCCCGTGATGCTCGTGCGTAAGTTGCGTCCGACCCTCTTGTTCGTCGTGCTGGCCGCCGTCGTGGTGACGGCCGGCTGCGGCGACTCGGTGACCGCCCCGACCAACTACGCGGCGTTCAACTCGACCGACCTGCGCGTGGGTGGTGGAACCGACGCGACCGTCGGCAAGGTCATCACGGTGAAGTATACCGGCTGGTTCTACGACGCGTCGGCGACCGATCAGAAGGGCGTGCAGTTCGACTCGACGACCGGAGGCACGCCGTTCACCTTCACGCTCGGCGGCGGACAAGTGATTTCCGGCTGGGAGCAGGGTTTACCGGGCATGAAGGTTGGCGGATTGCGCCGCCTGGTCATCCCGCCCTCGCTCGCGTACGGCTCGACGCGGAACGGGTTGATTCCGCCCTTTACAACGCTGCTGTTCGAAATCGAGCTGGTCGAAGTGCAGCAGTAGCCTACTTGCGCCCGAGATGGAGCTTGACGCCGGCCGCCAGGAAGGTCAGGCGTTCGTTGAGTTCTCCTTCTCCCCCCGTGCGCGGACCGCCCTTGACTTCCGCGCGCCCACCCTCGGCGTAGACGGCCACCGTGCGCGTCAGCCACCCTTCGAAGCCACCGCCGAACAACCAGCCCCAGCCCGCGGTTCGGAACACGAACGCCTGCGTCCCGCCGGGGAAGGTCTGATCGACGCCATCGACGGTGACCGTCACGGGGTTGATCGTCTCGGTCGTCGAGAACGTCCCGCGGTGGTAGTTGGCGCCGCCGATGCCGTAGATCCTCACCGGCCCGACCGGCACGCCGACCTTTCCGGCAATCGTCAACAACTGGACATCGAGCGAACCGTTGAAGCTGTAGGTGCCCCCGCTTCCGTCGGCCGTCAACTTGCCCGGTCTGAGGTAACTGGCGCCCACGGCCACGTACTGGTTGAACCAGTAGTCTCCTCCGGCCGCGTAGGTCCCCTTCATGTCGTTGGCGGTACACTTCGACGCCGTGCCGCACATCACGTCGCCGGTATCGCTGTACCTCGCGCCACCGCCGCCGCCGAAGAGCACAAGGCGAGTGGGGGCCTTTCTCCAGGCCCTGGCACTTCCCGACGAACCCGGCTGCTCGTCGCCGAGCCACTCCTTGGGCACAGGCCCTTGCCGCAGCCACAACGCCGGCCTGCCTGCCGCCACATCGACGAGCAGCGTGGTGACCGGCCGCACGACGAACACGCCGGAGACCTCGCGGCGCTCGCAGCCGTCGGCGCGCGCCGGGGCGTCCACGCCGCCTTCGACGAGCCAGACGCGCTCCAGGTTCGCGCACACGTCCACGTAGATCCGCGCGTCCGTTTCCTTCTTGCCGAGGTGGGCGGACATGTCCGCGGACAAGGTGGCGTTGCCCGAGGCGTCCACCGTTCCCGTGGCGACCCGTTTCGCATTGAGTCCGATCTCGACCGCCGACCCCGGCGGCGCGTGCCGCACAATCACGGTCTGCGCCGTTCCGATGCCGGCACCCACGGTCAGAATGCACGCGGCCGTGAGCGCCAGCCGCCGCCAGGGTTTCATGATGGGTCTCTCCTCCATACTGTCCAGACAAGGCCTTCTGATTATCGTTCAGAGCGCGCGAAGATGCACCGGGGAATCTTCGGGCTGGTTGACGCCTCGCGCTCGTGGCAGTACGATCCACCATTCTCCCATGTGTGTGGGCGGTGGCGCTGTCCGCGGCGTCGCCGACGTGTCTCGACTCCAGCGAGGATGGAGGAACCATGATTCGGAAGGCAGCCCTCTGGGCGGTGTTGTGCCTTGCGATTGCCCCCGCCGTGTCGTCAGCGCAGCAGACCGGCACGATCAGCGGGAAGATCGTGGGGACGGACGGCCTGGTGATTCCAGGCGTTACCATCGAAGCGCGGTCGGAATCGTTGCCGGCGCCCCGCGTCACGGTCAGCGGCGGGACCGGCGAGTATCGCCTCCCGGCGCTTCAGCCTGGCAGCTACACGGTGACGTTCGAGCTCCAGGGCATGAACAAGGTCACCAAGCAGTTGCTCGTGCAGTTGCAGCAGGACACGGTTCTCGATGTCACGATGAGTGTCCAGGGCGTCACCGAGACGGTGACCGTCACCGCCGCGATCGTGCCGGCCATCGAGAAGGACTCGACCGCCATCAAGAGCGGCGTCTCGTCCGAGGCGATTCAGTCGCTCCCGGTCGGCCAGGAGTACCGCGACCTCATCAAGCTGATCCCCGGCGTCCAGTATTCACAGGACACGACACGGGGACCGAGCGCCGGCGGCAGCGGCCAGGACAACGTCTACAAGTTCGACGGCGTCAACGTGACGATGCCGCTGTTCGGCACGCTGGCGGCCGAACCCGCATCGCATGACATCGCACAGGTGACCACCATCAAGGGCGGCGCCAAGGCGGTGGACTTCGATCGCTCGGGCGGGTTCACCGTGGACTCGGTCAGCAAGTCCGGCACGAGCAAGTTCGCCGGCCAGGTCAGCTACCAGTTGCAGAGCAACGGCATGGCCGCGGGCCTCCAGAACGGCAGCCTCTCGAAGTACGACCAGGATCGGGCCTGGCTCACGATCAACGGCGGCGGTCCGGTCATCCCGAACAAGATGTATTTCTACGCGTCGTACTACAGGCCGACGCGCACGCGCCAGAACCAGGCGAATCTGTACGGCAACCTGCCGAACTACGAGAGCACCCGCAACGAGGGTTTCGGCAAGCTGACGATTTCGCCAGTCGGTTCCGTCCTGCTCAACCTCACCTGGCGCCAATCGCACCGCCTCGACACGGGAGACACCTTCGCGTCGAATGCGTCGGCGACGACGGGTGCGGGCAGCGAGGCGTGGCAGAAGATCGGCACCGCCGAGGGGTCGTGGATCATCAACGCGCGTAGTTTCGTGTCCTTCAAGTACACGCACTACGAGAACCCGAACCGGAGCCGTCCGGACCACGTGGCGAACGTGACCATCAGCACCACGCCGGGAGCGAGGCTGGACACGGCCAATCTGGACACGATCGGGCTGCTCTCGGTGCCGACGCCGGTGGCGGGGGCGACGGCCTTCAACACGTTCATCCAGCCGCTCATCGCCCGTTACGGGTATGCGTCGAACGGCGTGCAGACGGGCGGCGGCGCGGTGGGGTACGGCACCCTGTTCGACGAGGACAATTTCTTCAGGGACGCGGGCCAAATCGGCTACAACTTCACGCTCGGCAGCGCGGTTCGTCAGGACCTCCACGCCGGCCTGCAGTGGTCGAGCGACTCGGAAGACCTGTTCCGCAGCACGAACGGATGGGGTTCCATCACTGTGCCCGGTGGCCGCACAGCCAGCATCGGGGTCAACGGCATCCCCGCCTACTACGTCGCCGCATTCCAGCAGCAGACGATCGGCCTCGCGCCGACCATCCACTCCGTGTACAAGGAACTCAACCTCGAGTTCAACGATTCGATCACCTGGAAGAACTGGTCGTTCAATGCGGGTCTCGTCATGAGCCGGGACACACTCTACGGCCAGGGCTTGAGGGAGGATTCGACGGCGCTGTCGGGTTTCGTCTCCGCGGCCGGCAACCAGTACCAGATGTACCAGGTTCCGTTCAGCAAGACGCTTCAGCCCCGCCTCGGGGCGACCTGGGCGTACAACGGCCGTGACACGGTCTACGCCAGCTACGCACGGTACGTTCCGGCGGCCAGCTCGCTACCGCGTGCCGCCTCCTGGGCCAGGAACCTGGCGACGACGATCAACGCGTACTTCGACGCGAACGGCGTTCTCTACGGAAACTCGCCCGTGGCAGGGTCCTCGGGCAAACTCTTCGTCCAGGACATGACGCCTCGAACGACGGACGAGTTCCTCATCGGGACGGCCAAGCAGTTCTCGCCGAACCTGACGGCGCGTGTCTATGTCCGGCACCGCGAGGCCACGCACTTCTGGGAGGACACGAACAACAACGCCCGGGTGGCCTTCAGCCCGCCCGCCGGTATCCCGCAGCAACTCTACATTTCCGACCTGACCGCCCGGCTGGGCCAGATCGGGAGCGGGTCGAGCTACGTCATCGCGGAACTCGATGGCGCCTACACGAACTTCTGGGAGGCAACCGCCGAAGCCGAGTGGCGGACACGGAAATCGTTCGTCCGCGCGTCCTATACGTGGAGCCGGTACCGCGGCAACTTCGACCAGGACAACACGACGGCGGGCAACGACGCGAACATCTTCATCGGGTCGTCGTTCATCGGGGACGGCGCGGGGCGTCAGTTGTGGAACTTCAAAGACGGCACCCTGCGCGGTGATCGCCCCTTCATGCTGAAGCTGTACGGCTACTACCAGCTGAACTGGAACGCCAGCGTGGGCGCCTACGGCATCCTGCAGTCCGGCCAGCCGTGGGAAGCGTGGAGCTACGAGCCGTATATCACGCTGACGACGAACACGAGCGACACGTCACGGTTCGCGGAATCTGCCGGCGCGCGACGTACGCCGACGCACTACCAGCTCGATCTGAACTACACGCAGGACATCAAGTTCACCCAGCGGTACAAGCTCCAGGTCGCGTTGGATTTGTTCAACGTGTTCAACAAGCAGACGGGGTACAACTACCAGCCGAGCGTGCACAGCGCGCTTTTCGGCCAGCCACGCTCGTGGTTCGACCCACGGCGCCTGCAGATCGCGGCACGGTTCCAGTTTTGATCGGCTCCAGGCCCTGGGCTCCAGGTCATGGGCTCTGACACGGCATCGCGCAGAAGGGGTCGGCACCGGGCCGGCCCCTTTTCATTGGCCTGCGCTACTGCTGGAAGAGGCGCTCTGTCGCGATGAGCGGGCGGGTCGTGGCGTCGGCATGCTGGCGGGCGCGATCGATACGCGCGGCACGGTCGGGCTCGTTCAGCAGCACGCTCACCTGCGCACGCTTGAACAGCGCCATCGGGTACTCGGGATGTGACGCCGGCACGCGATCGAGCGCATCGCGGGCTGCCGGGAATCGGCGCGCCGCGACGTACAGCAGGCCCAGTTCCAGATCACGGTCGAAGCGGCCCGGGTCCAGTGTGCGCGCTTGCTCGAACGCCTCGATGGCCGCCGAGGTCTGACCCACGCCCATCTCGAGTTCACCGAGTTCACCGAGTTCCGCCCCCGATGGCGTGCGCAGCGCATACACCTTCTGCCGCAGCGCGATCGCCTCCTCCATCCGCCCCTGCCGTTCGCGAAGACTGGCGAGCGCCTCGAGCGCCGGCAGTCGGTCCGGCGTGTCCGCCACGATCCGTTCGAGCAGCGGTACCGCCTGCTCCCACTGCCTGCCGCGCGCGTAGTACAGCGCGAGGTAGGTGCGTACGTCGGGTGACGTCGGTGAGATCTCAGCCGCCCGCCTGAACATCGCGATCGCCTGTCGCTCGTGGCCGAGCGAGGAGTGCGCCGTCGCCAACCGAAGCGCCGCGTCGAGGTTGAAGCGGTCCGCTGCGAGGATCCTCTCGAGCAGCGGGATGGCCTTCGCGTACTCCCCTGCCACGAACAGGCCCGACGCCTTCTCGATCACCTCGAACAGCCCGGTCCTGTCGGCGGGACGCGGCGCGTCCCTCCTCACCTCGGGCGTCGCCGTCGCGCTCACGTAACCGAGACTCGCGAGCGATCGACGCGCATTGTCGTCGAGCGTATCGGCCGCGCGGGCCACCGCCGGTGACGGCACCGGGTAATCGCGCAGCGCCGCTGGTACGCGCGAGCGGACGGCTGGGTCATCGGCAAGGTCGCGCGCCTCGGCCGGGTCGGCGGCGACGTCGTAGATCTCGACGCGTCCAGCGAGGATCGACTTGTGCCGTCCGTCCACCGTCATGACCTGCGGCTGCCAGCCGAATTCGAGGAACGGCTTCATCGCCTCACCCAACACCACCTCGCGATCCAGCGTCCGCAGGCTGCTCGTGGCCTCCACGCCGGCCCAGTCGAGGAGCGTGTGGAAGACGCGCCGCGTGCTGACGGCCGTATCGCTCGTGCCGGGCGTCACGCCGGGACCGAGGATCACCAGCGGCACGTGCATCGTGGACTGGTAGAGCAGGTTCCCATGCTGGAGTTCGCCGTGGTCGCCGAGACCTTCGCCGTGATCGCCGACGACCACCATCGCGATCGGCCCGCGTGCTCGCTGCTCGAAGGCCGCCGCGAGGCGGCCGAGTTGCTCGTCCATGGCCGCGACTTCGCCGAGGTACGGCTTGGCCGCGAAGCGGGTCTTGAACGGCTCGGGCGGCGTGTACGGAGCGTGCGGGTCGAAGTAGTGGACCCAGAGGAAGAGCGGTTGCGGGCCGCCCTGATTCAGCAGCGCGATCGCCGCCTCGGTCGTGTCCCGCGACGGCCGTTCCGCCTGCCCGGCCGGCAGCACATCGTCGTACGTGTCGAAGCCGCGGGCGAGGCCGAACCGTCGGGCCAGCGTGAACGACGAGACGAACGCCGCGGTGCGATAGCCGGCCCGGCGCAGCCCCTCTGCGACGACCGGTTGGTCGGGGGCCAGCGGCCGGGCGTTCTCGTGGACGCCATGGCCGGCCGGGTAGAGGCCGGTCATCATCGACGTGTGCGACGGCAGCGTCTCGGGCACGGTGGCATACGCCTGACGGAAGCGCAATCCACGCGCGGCCAGGGCCGTGAACGCTGGCGTCTGAATGCCAACGGCCTCGGGCCCGATCGAGTCCGCACGGGTGGTGTCGAGCGTGACGAGCAAGATCGACGGACGGGCTCCGGCCGATGCGGTCTTCGAGGGCAGCGCTCGCTCGGCCGTGCCGCAGGCGGCCGCGACCAGTACTGCCGTCAGCACGAGTGGACACACGCGGTTCCGAGTCATCAGTGCTCCAACGGGCCACGGGGCCGGCGCCTGCCGACCCCCTGCCCGTCGCAAAAGCCAGGCCGCCGCCGCGCTAACCAGCCAGTTCGTCGTAGGCCGCGCCGAGGACGCGCTCGATGAGAGGGCCGTGGTCGGGGAATCCCTTCAGTGGATCGGTGATCTTGACGATCGCGTCACGCGGCTTGCCGCTCTTCCGCTCGCCCCGCACGAACTCCAGCAGCGCGATCAGGTAGTCGCGCTGGTAGAGGAGATCGGCGCTGCCGCCTGTGACGTCGTACTTCGGCCCCGCGTGCCCGAAGACGTAGATCGTGTCCTTCCCATGGTCGGCGACGGTCGCTTCGAGTGCCTTGACCCAGTTGGCGATCGACGCGCCAGCCGGCTTGTCGATGTACGGGTGCCGGCGGTTGAACACCAGGTCGCCCATGTGGACGACGTTGGCCTTC contains:
- a CDS encoding amino acid permease, whose amino-acid sequence is MSQLFRVKSLDLMIGEAERGSSLKRALGPFQLTVLGVGAIIGAGIFSTIGTAAAGGGSHVGAGPAIILSFVLTAIACGFAALCYAEFAAMVPIAGSAYTYAYATLGELIAWIIGWDLIIEYAVGNVAVAISWSGYFQELLRNMGVGFPAWLGTDYRSAAMATRDIAAVVAKGSDPTSLGPAITLAAQALTDAPRLFGVPIVFNFPAFLIVMLITWVLVKGIKESAWVTTATTVLNVLIIGFFCVVGFFYVKPANWTPFAPNGFKGIWGAAAIIFFAYIGFDAVSTAAEETRNPQRDMPIGMIASLIICTVIYIAVAVVLTGLLPWNQLGTAQPLATAFSAQGMNWAAGVISLGAIFACTSVLMVFQLGQPRIFFSMARDGLLPQWAAKIHPKYKTPHVTTILTGVAVASFSCFTNINEVVELTNIGTLFAFVLVSIGILILRYSDPKRPRPFRTPLVPLVPLLSVVSCTMLMMELPARTWWRFVIWLAFGLVLYFLYGYRHSRLRQIPE
- a CDS encoding DHCW motif cupin fold protein, with product MKIENVPFTTVDWSTVPATTHPGEKGAAYWHTLEIGNIRVRMVEYSAGYVADHWCERGHVLLVLEGELHTDLKNGETHLLKPGQSYQVADGAAPHRSRTATGARLFIVD
- a CDS encoding ABC transporter ATP-binding protein — translated: MSNPSRVDQEGADFAMLEARHLTKRYAGVPAVKDVSFRVEPGEVLGYLGPNGSGKSTTVNMMIGLVEPTSGEVFFEGRDIQEDLVGFRRRVGYVPEEPNLYPFLSGREYLQLVGRLRRLGAATIERRIDGLLRLLGLDHDGDQSLGSYSKGMRQKILISAALIHDPDVLIFDEPLSGLDVTAALVFKHLVRTLADRGKTILYSSHVLEVVEKLCSRVVVLTRGQVVADDSVERLRELMSRGTLEEVFAELVFREDPERVAREIADTVRA
- a CDS encoding nitroreductase family protein is translated as MAPNDRRATDPVDFFSLIESRYSVRGYSDRPVEVDKLQQVLRAAQLAPTAANRQPFRLVVLDTRRHEAELGRLYPQPWFTEAPLVVGICSVPGEAWIRRDGKNYADVDATIAMDHLILAAAALGLGTCWVAAFDPKVARDLLHLPDGVEPLAFTPLGYPTDKPGEKPRKPLADLMLSRG
- a CDS encoding FKBP-type peptidyl-prolyl cis-trans isomerase, which translates into the protein MLVRKLRPTLLFVVLAAVVVTAGCGDSVTAPTNYAAFNSTDLRVGGGTDATVGKVITVKYTGWFYDASATDQKGVQFDSTTGGTPFTFTLGGGQVISGWEQGLPGMKVGGLRRLVIPPSLAYGSTRNGLIPPFTTLLFEIELVEVQQ
- a CDS encoding carboxypeptidase regulatory-like domain-containing protein, yielding MIRKAALWAVLCLAIAPAVSSAQQTGTISGKIVGTDGLVIPGVTIEARSESLPAPRVTVSGGTGEYRLPALQPGSYTVTFELQGMNKVTKQLLVQLQQDTVLDVTMSVQGVTETVTVTAAIVPAIEKDSTAIKSGVSSEAIQSLPVGQEYRDLIKLIPGVQYSQDTTRGPSAGGSGQDNVYKFDGVNVTMPLFGTLAAEPASHDIAQVTTIKGGAKAVDFDRSGGFTVDSVSKSGTSKFAGQVSYQLQSNGMAAGLQNGSLSKYDQDRAWLTINGGGPVIPNKMYFYASYYRPTRTRQNQANLYGNLPNYESTRNEGFGKLTISPVGSVLLNLTWRQSHRLDTGDTFASNASATTGAGSEAWQKIGTAEGSWIINARSFVSFKYTHYENPNRSRPDHVANVTISTTPGARLDTANLDTIGLLSVPTPVAGATAFNTFIQPLIARYGYASNGVQTGGGAVGYGTLFDEDNFFRDAGQIGYNFTLGSAVRQDLHAGLQWSSDSEDLFRSTNGWGSITVPGGRTASIGVNGIPAYYVAAFQQQTIGLAPTIHSVYKELNLEFNDSITWKNWSFNAGLVMSRDTLYGQGLREDSTALSGFVSAAGNQYQMYQVPFSKTLQPRLGATWAYNGRDTVYASYARYVPAASSLPRAASWARNLATTINAYFDANGVLYGNSPVAGSSGKLFVQDMTPRTTDEFLIGTAKQFSPNLTARVYVRHREATHFWEDTNNNARVAFSPPAGIPQQLYISDLTARLGQIGSGSSYVIAELDGAYTNFWEATAEAEWRTRKSFVRASYTWSRYRGNFDQDNTTAGNDANIFIGSSFIGDGAGRQLWNFKDGTLRGDRPFMLKLYGYYQLNWNASVGAYGILQSGQPWEAWSYEPYITLTTNTSDTSRFAESAGARRTPTHYQLDLNYTQDIKFTQRYKLQVALDLFNVFNKQTGYNYQPSVHSALFGQPRSWFDPRRLQIAARFQF
- a CDS encoding sulfatase-like hydrolase/transferase translates to MTRNRVCPLVLTAVLVAAACGTAERALPSKTASAGARPSILLVTLDTTRADSIGPEAVGIQTPAFTALAARGLRFRQAYATVPETLPSHTSMMTGLYPAGHGVHENARPLAPDQPVVAEGLRRAGYRTAAFVSSFTLARRFGLARGFDTYDDVLPAGQAERPSRDTTEAAIALLNQGGPQPLFLWVHYFDPHAPYTPPEPFKTRFAAKPYLGEVAAMDEQLGRLAAAFEQRARGPIAMVVVGDHGEGLGDHGELQHGNLLYQSTMHVPLVILGPGVTPGTSDTAVSTRRVFHTLLDWAGVEATSSLRTLDREVVLGEAMKPFLEFGWQPQVMTVDGRHKSILAGRVEIYDVAADPAEARDLADDPAVRSRVPAALRDYPVPSPAVARAADTLDDNARRSLASLGYVSATATPEVRRDAPRPADRTGLFEVIEKASGLFVAGEYAKAIPLLERILAADRFNLDAALRLATAHSSLGHERQAIAMFRRAAEISPTSPDVRTYLALYYARGRQWEQAVPLLERIVADTPDRLPALEALASLRERQGRMEEAIALRQKVYALRTPSGAELGELGELEMGVGQTSAAIEAFEQARTLDPGRFDRDLELGLLYVAARRFPAARDALDRVPASHPEYPMALFKRAQVSVLLNEPDRAARIDRARQHADATTRPLIATERLFQQ